A single window of Maylandia zebra isolate NMK-2024a linkage group LG2, Mzebra_GT3a, whole genome shotgun sequence DNA harbors:
- the hs3st1 gene encoding heparan sulfate glucosamine 3-O-sulfotransferase 1 codes for MAALLLGLLLFAMQSPPIPSRPVADGDGGPPLPPTSSPADNGTTSHPNGTLQQLPHILIVGVRKGGTRALIEMLSLHSSVAAAQNEVHFFDWESHFQRGLPWYLSQMPYAFPDQLTVEKTPAYFTSSKVPKRIHQMNPDIKLLLILRDPTERVLSDYTQVFYNRLQKHKRYQPIESVLVKDGEINLGYKALNRSLYYVHMQNWLQYFPLESIHIVDGDELIRDPLPEMKKVERFLKLEPQINASNFYFNKTKGFYCLRDHGRERCLHDSKGRAHPHVAPAILQKLYQFFHEPNKKFFELVGRTFNWK; via the coding sequence ATGGCAGCTTTGCTCCTTGGGCTGCTGCTTTTTGCAATGCAGTCCCCGCCAATCCCCTCCAGGCCAGTGGCCGATGGCGACGGGGGGCCACCTTTACCTCCAACCTCATCACCCGCTGACAACGGGACCACCAGCCATCCAAATGGGACACTCCAGCAACTTCCTCATATTCTAATTGTTGGCGTGAGGAAGGGAGGAACACGGGCGCTGATTGAGATGCTCAGCCTGCACAGCTCGGTGGCTGCAGCTCAGAACGAGGTGCACTTCTTTGATTGGGAAAGTCACTTTCAGAGGGGCTTGCCTTGGTATCTCAGCCAGATGCCCTACGCTTTCCCCGACCAGCTGACGGTAGAGAAGACGCCGGCCTACTTCACCTCCAGCAAAGTCCCTAAACGCATCCATCAGATGAACCCTGACATCAAGCTGCTGCTTATCCTCAGAGACCCCACAGAGCGGGTGCTCTCGGACTACACCCAGGTCTTTTACAACCGCCTCCAGAAACACAAGCGCTACCAGCCCATCGAATCTGTGCTGGTGAAGGACGGTGAGATCAATCTGGGATACAAGGCTCTCAATCGCAGCCTTTACTATGTCCACATGCAAAACTGGCTGCAATACTTCCCACTGGAGAGCATTCACATCGTGGATGGGGATGAATTAATCAGAGACCCCTTACCTGAGATGAAAAAGGTGGAGAGGTTCTTAAAGCTGGAGCCTCAAATAAACGCTTCAAATTTTTACTTCAATAAAACTAAAGGATTCTACTGTTTGAGAGACCACGGGCGAGAGCGGTGTTTACATGATTCGAAAGGCAGGGCTCACCCTCACGTGGCTCCTGCCATCCTGCAAAAACTCTACCAGTTCTTTCATGAACCCAACAAGAAGTTCTTTGAGCTGGTGGGTCGAACATTCAACTGGAAATGA